The following coding sequences lie in one Synergistaceae bacterium genomic window:
- the tuf gene encoding elongation factor Tu (EF-Tu; promotes GTP-dependent binding of aminoacyl-tRNA to the A-site of ribosomes during protein biosynthesis; when the tRNA anticodon matches the mRNA codon, GTP hydrolysis results; the inactive EF-Tu-GDP leaves the ribosome and release of GDP is promoted by elongation factor Ts; many prokaryotes have two copies of the gene encoding EF-Tu) — protein ERGQVLAKPNSTQSHTRFKAEVYVLKKEEGGRHTPFFAGYKPQFYFRTTDVTGGIKLPEGVEMVLPGDNATFEVELIVPIAMDQGLRFAVREGGHTVGAGVVTEIIE, from the coding sequence CGAGCGCGGTCAGGTATTGGCCAAGCCCAACTCCACCCAGTCCCACACCAGGTTCAAGGCGGAGGTCTACGTGTTGAAGAAGGAGGAGGGCGGTCGTCACACCCCGTTCTTCGCCGGCTACAAGCCTCAGTTCTACTTCCGCACGACGGACGTCACGGGTGGTATCAAGCTTCCCGAGGGAGTCGAGATGGTGCTTCCGGGCGACAACGCCACCTTCGAGGTCGAGCTGATAGTTCCGATCGCCATGGACCAGGGTCTCAGATTCGCGGTTCGCGAGGGCGGCCACACAGTCGGCGCGGGCGTCGTCACCGAGATTATAGAATAA
- the rpmG gene encoding 50S ribosomal protein L33: MADIVSMQCTECKRRNYSTTVNKRKQSKKLELNKFCKWCGRHTLHKEGK, translated from the coding sequence ATGGCGGATATAGTGAGTATGCAGTGCACGGAGTGCAAGAGAAGAAACTACAGCACGACCGTGAACAAAAGGAAGCAATCAAAGAAACTGGAGCTCAATAAGTTCTGTAAATGGTGTGGTAGACACACCTTGCACAAAGAAGGGAAGTAG
- the secE gene encoding preprotein translocase subunit SecE, producing MGSVLTFVREAKAELKKVTWPGKQQVWYSTIVVIVFTLLVSAYLGLVDMLLTAIFSRIFR from the coding sequence GTGGGAAGTGTCCTCACCTTCGTTAGAGAGGCCAAAGCCGAGCTAAAAAAGGTAACTTGGCCGGGGAAACAACAAGTATGGTACTCGACAATCGTCGTGATTGTCTTCACCCTTCTCGTATCAGCCTATCTGGGCCTGGTGGATATGCTTCTGACGGCGATTTTCTCGAGGATCTTCAGATAA